The following DNA comes from Rosa rugosa chromosome 5, drRosRugo1.1, whole genome shotgun sequence.
ACAAATTTCTACGATTCTTCATGTGTTGAGTTCCAGCTGTGCCTACTTTCTGCAAATGACTTTACAACATGAGCTCTAAACTTCAAAATATCATCCTTTGTGAGCTTCTTTGGAACTCTCCCTTTTTTCGAAATTGTCTCCATTGTGTACATTACAAAAAGTCCGCAATCCAATCTGTTcatcatataaaaattgaagtaaatgaatTTGAACTTTATAATGATTATATTGACATTTTTAAAGAGCTGTGTACTTACGAATCTTCTCCTTGCTGAGGGCTGTCTTTGAGTTCTGTCACTGCCATTTTTGTTTTATAGTTATTCTTGATCCACTTTATGCTTTCTCTCTCGGTTTCAGTCAATGGAACTTCCATcattttcagttcttcttctgaactgttcttttcatcaaatttcattctGCATCCCTGTTCCAGCATGTCATCGGCTTGTTCTTTTACTGCTGTCATCCAAAGTTCTACCATGTCAACCTGCATTTCCAACATCGCAACATAATCAATAATATGCTTTCtgcttaaattaaatatatgaaattagtaTGACGAAAGTGTTCCATACCATTTTTTGTacatttttaaaggattttccaGTTGATGATTTTTTCGGTCTTTTTGAATCACAGTGGTACCAGTTCTTTAATTCCTTGTCAAAAATGAGCAGTGTATGATGAAATCCTGATTCATGTGAGATTGGGAACAATATATAGTTGGATCTTGCCAGATTCTGGAACAGTGGTTCGCATAGGTACAGATGTACATAATACACCgtcaaattttctgcagaattctgtttgtaagaaaaaaagaagacaagttATTATCAATTAAGAATCATTTGCTTTGATTGTAGATTGATAATCGTTCCACTACTTACCCAGCACAAGGGATTCATAAAAGTTGGGACATCCAATCCTTGTGATTCTTTCTCCAACAGCTGATCAGTCAAGAGAATTCCATAACATTCGATGCAATTGCTTGCTATCGGTTCGTCCATGATCATGTCTTTTAAATCCTGTCTTGAAACTTGTGCTCCATACTGTCTTCCATCCCAGAAGTATACTCTGCAAAGAATGAATAGTGTAAGTAACATAGATAGTGATGTCGTTTATTTAACAATCACATGTCCAATGACTTGGCCTGGCCAGTGACTTCCAcagttacatggacagtgacttggccagcgatttacttggccagttactttgtcagttacatggacagtgacttggccagtgacaataagtttaaaatagaactttcgtcttggccagttactttgatagttacataaacagttacttggccagtgacaataagtttaaaatagaattttgacttaattaaagtattaccctgatggtgcattttgccAGTATTTCTGGACTCTCCTCTTGGTGTCCTGGTCCATAAATTTGTATACTTTGCTCTCCTCCCAGTCTACGACCTCAGGAGGTAGCTGCTTCTCTTCTTGCTCTTTATTGATTTGTGCATTTTCTGCAGCGTCCATCTGTCTTATTGCTTCCCGAACATCCTCTGGTACATCGTCCAACTTCTGTTGTGCTACCATCTGTTCTAGCCTTTTACGTTCAGCATCTGGCAGTGAGGCCTtcatctccttttctttttcttctttttctttcttttcagcctctttcaatctctgttcaatctcctttgctttcttctttcgTTTTGCTTTCACATCCCCCCACCAGTAAATGTTGTCCTTTTTCTGTATTCTTCTCCTATTCTTTAATCTCACAACGTAAGAGTAGAGACCCATTGATGATACAATTTCACCAGAATGTTGCTCTGTAAGGCGCATTGTTAACTCTCCTGTTTTGTTCTCCTCTGGTgtcttctcctctttctctGGGCTCAACGTACAAAGTGGAAGGCCACGCGCAGCTACAGGACTTTTTACTATCTGAAACATGTCAGcttgtttttccatttcttcgacTGTGAGCATGCAGACTGTGGGGCTCTGGAACAGTGAGTCCTTTTGCGATGGAGTTGTcgattgagtttcttcttgcactgtgcagtgaggtggagattgagctgctgctgctgctgcacatTCTTCGACTGTGCAGATGCCATGGGACTGAGCTTCCTCAACAGTCGATTGATCTTTATTTTCTGCGTTTTCAGCAGCCTTAGATGCAGCtccatttgattcatttttttcttctgcagaggtaggtggtggggagctgtgctgctgagctgctgttgaggtgtgagtcttttggctcaacatttgctccaattccttcaattttatctctaactccttcaccgATGATGCAAGGCAGAAATTGTCGGTCACAAGTGTAGCATTTCGTTCCTCCAGATTCATCATTTCCTCCGTGATTTTCCTCAGTTCCTGTTCCTTTTCGTTCAGTTTTGTCTTCAAATTATCTTTCTCCACAGTGATATAtcttatctcctcctcctttttctgaagctctttctcccacttgtttttttctgaagttgtttcctgttcagccacctcaacttgtaggttatcttctttgttttcacaattctgatcatcagttcctttttcctctctttccggaactgtctttgcttcatctgatctattctcctcttcctcggattctgattcctctctatcctccttcaggttttcaaagattttctgaaagaaaCATATTCAATATGTCAGTGACATGCTATGTGACATGAGCAATGACATGTTTACAACAGTTATGAAGGCCAGTGACATGAAGTGTGAATTGGCCATTGACATGCAGTGTGATAGTGACTTAATCGGTGACTTTTAACCAAgatagttacttggccagttacttggccagtgacaactactttgacagagaagaaaatacctctagttttttcaagctgttaaaacttgtccaattctgtatcagcttctggatgtcccattttctcatcccatgatcttcgttctcccttccagatattgggttgatttttccagtcttttgacagaaccagtactgcttgcacaaaaaaacaaaaaaaaattagtcatagtGACTTGACGAGTGACATGCAGTTTGTCTTGattagtgacttgaccagttacatctCAGTCTGACAGTAACTTACCAGTATTATCAGAACGCAGCCCCCCGTATTACCATATGGGCTGCttgactcctttttctttttcaaagtctttatagacttttttaagaagcttccaacttcccttgcccagtcataagatccgatcttatccaaattttcgcaggctttgacgtagtcccatgaaattgttcctcctgcgtttgggaacagaaacttgatggacaagtccagcaagattaatcttgccacatttttgtccttcttctcaatcccatcctctgttgttggattgtctttcagcgcatcttgcagagctttctccacggctttcttgttaattctcgctgtgtttgaaaaaaactgctggacaaagtcggactgatatgcaccctcagaagtctttgggaccaagtcacctttttctggcattcctaggatctttgaaatatctcttgtcgagatcctgaatttcttctttccaaagaagaagaggtcagtttcatggtcgtaggcctgcaggaggagtgtaatgaaatcatcagatttcttggctgacttctcctctatgtagccaccatggaatgcatcgacaatatttccaaatggtgactgcctgagcaaatctaatgttcttgcactgagattcttcttgttatctttaattgtgttcaagaaacttattaatgtgcacctgtactgcacatgtcctggtttcacatttctcttcctctttggtgctgcttcagttttttgaaatagcaccaaagaggaacccttgtttggtgattgttctactttttcttcttcttcttctgtttcttcctgtctttttttttttgattttaaGCTCTTCTTGAGAATCTGCTTCAgtgatggttcttcttcttcttcttcttctatttcttcctgtctccttttttttgatttcttcaagctcttcttcgaattcttctttctgtgtatcgttcgatcgtgttcttcatcttctgattccacctcttggtagtcttcgtcatcatcgcttggttccctttcttttctttttgttcttgccattttctgatgtttaaattctgttgaaaaaataagaaggttagcattgagtttgcagttacataatcagttacgtagttagttacttggccagatacatatattgtaagttacatgatcagttacatggtcagttacagctCATTTCAAtgacaacgtcagttacatgatcagttacttggccagttacatatgttgtaagttacaacgtcagttacatgaccagttacatgataAGTTGCatgcattgtaagttacatggccagttacatggccagttacatggccagttacatgatcagttacatgatcattgACAGGAGTTTAACACACGTTGCCAATGAGTTGGCCTTTTCCAGTGACTTATCTGGCCTTTGACTTGTCTagcgacctggccagtgacctcactggccagtttcattatctgagcctataaaatatgtatttgcactagcagaatttccattcaagtaaagcctaaagcctaaacagcatgacacacagtcattatctccatataaattgttatgttactgtccatgtctctgtatcaaatcacaccaaaatggaaacagagcccctccaaaatcaaatgatacccagtcagtagcctatgtcactggctatgttacagcatcaaactaaaatttgaagacagtcattgatcatctccactcaaaaaagctttaaatcttcactcaaaccaaaacttggaatcgaattgtttgtttcagaatcaaatgcagaaataattatatcatattcgacttataattccaaaactaaatactatatcaatgactcgaaattaagtaagagaagtttctgagaatcaaggctgaaagattacccggtcgaggtagacgattcgagttctgcaattcttcaaatccctaaaatttggggctttttctGTGAAGTACTTTTCAGAGTCGGCGTTGCTTCACCGTTGAGCAAAACAGTCGTCGGAGAAGGTATGTGTCTAAGAATGTGGCCGCCGGAGATTAATATTTCTCTATTTCGGAGTAGGTTTGAGCGGTTTTTTGAGGTTTGAATTTCCGAAGTAATGTGGAGAAGACGAAACAATAGTGCCGTTTTAGTCTACCTCTTACAAACCGCCAGAGAAAACTGACGGtggcagttttgtaattaaattgaaGTAGAGTGGTAGAACCTGaacaggtgaccttaattatcatagggACATTTGTGCTgtttgaattataataaggcacttcaaaatgaccttttttatcattatcccttttttttttctttctttcttttctttcttatagtggaatataaaaaattattagaaatctaattttaaaaagctaagattaagaaaaacgttgtagaacttaatttattttaattttctaaatagttaaataaaattaatttttatttgttcaaattaagattttaaaatcgtactttatagtgggtaggcacgagcacagcccgttattgacccggcacgagcacggcccggcatgatatgggctcgggccatgggccgggccgggcttaatgtttaagtaaatgggccggcacgagcccggcacgataataaatgggccggcccaagcacggcacgaagcacgactaggcccgcttaaaatgggccgggccggcccgtttgccacctctattgAGGAGATTGCAGGTCCAGCCATTGGCTCTTGGTTCTAGATATAAGTTtctatttaaaataataataaaaaacaaaaaaaatctctccTATTTCAAATTTAACTACACATAActctagaaaaaaaataatagtttTTCCTCAAAATTAGATATTTTCCCGTAATTTTTCAATcagtttacacaattttgagaTTTTCCAACAAAGatgcaattttttttaactATTGTTATAGTTGTTGTTCTAAAAATTTGCAAGGTGATTGCTAGGCGGTGGAGAGGGCCTAACGCGTAGGTGCTAAGGCGTATTTTTAtgtcattttaattttattatacaatAATAAATATAAGACATaaaagtatatttttttttaagggaaagacgacaaattatattaagtgaaactgagaagtacatggagcgatgcaaaaacatcgaaagaaaaacaataaagcataacaagatgcacaaacgcatctataaaGTAGGAAAACAATAAAAGATAACAAGACGCATAGACGCATCTAAAATgaaaggtaaccatgtgacttgatgtcgaacgacatcgctgcactgcatatgtcacgagagcagtgtaaatataatagtaaccgtaaccgtaaccggtgatatgatcacctaggagaggtgattcaCTCACCAGGAGTTCAAAAGTAACCGAGTGTGTCagaaactcgaaaattagcaaacgaactcctaagaaccagaaccaataccagatcaatatgagcagctgtctcggatccaagatcTGAATCTGTAAGcgacccggatcccaaa
Coding sequences within:
- the LOC133711650 gene encoding uncharacterized protein LOC133711650; this translates as MPEKGDLVPKTSEGAYQSDFVQQFFSNTARINKKAVEKALQDALKDNPTTEDGIEKKDKNVARLILLDLSIKFLFPNAGGTISWDYVKACENLDKIGSYDWAREVGSFLKKSIKTLKKKKESSSPYGNTGGCVLIILYWFCQKTGKINPISGRENEDHGMRKWDIQKLIQNWTSFNSLKKLEKIFENLKEDREESESEEEENRSDEAKTVPEREEKGTDDQNCENKEDNLQVEVAEQETTSEKNKWEKELQKKEEEIRYITVEKDNLKTKLNEKEQELRKITEEMMNLEERNATLVTDNFCLASSVKELEIKLKELEQMLSQKTHTSTAAQQHSSPPPTSAEEKNESNGAASKAAENAENKDQSTVEEAQSHGICTVEECAAAAAAQSPPHCTVQEETQSTTPSQKDSLFQSPTVCMLTVEEMEKQADMFQIVKSPVAARGLPLCTLSPEKEEKTPEENKTGELTMRLTEQHSGEIVSSMGLYSYVVRLKNRRRIQKKDNIYWWGDVKAKRKKKAKEIEQRLKEAEKKEKEEKEKEMKASLPDAERKRLEQMVAQQKLDDVPEDVREAIRQMDAAENAQINKEQEEKQLPPEVVDWEESKVYKFMDQDTKRRVQKYWQNAPSGVYFWDGRQYGAQVSRQDLKDMIMDEPIASNCIECYGILLTDQLLEKESQGLDVPTFMNPLCWNSAENLTVYYVHLYLCEPLFQNLARSNYILFPISHESGFHHTLLIFDKELKNWYHCDSKRPKKSSTGKSFKNVQKMVDMVELWMTAVKEQADDMLEQGCRMKFDEKNSSEEELKMMEVPLTETERESIKWIKNNYKTKMAVTELKDSPQQGEDSLDCGLFVMYTMETISKKGRVPKKLTKDDILKFRAHVVKSFAESRHSWNSTHEES